DNA from Thioclava sp. GXIMD2076:
TTCTCCCCAAGCGCATATCGCCCACAGTATAGCGCGACCCTTAATGGTTTGCGCAATGCTGTTAGCGCCCCCCTTCTGCGCTGCGGCACGGGATTCTTGCCCGCTTTGTTACAACTTGTTACCAAGAAGGCCGCATGAGGGAGGAACAACCATGGCGATACCGCATCTTCTGGTCGTCGATGATGATGCCGATATGCAGCAGATGATGGTGACCTTCCTGCAGCGTAACGGGTTTGCCGCCCATCCGGCCAGCACCGAGGCCGAGATCCGCGCTCATATGCAGACGCATCGCGTCGATCTGATCCTTCTGGATGTGATGCTGGCCGACGAGAACGGTGTGGAGATCTGCGCCCGTCTGCGCAGCGAGCTGGAGCTGCCGATCATACTGGTCTCGGCGCTGTCGGCGGATCACCAGCGCATGGCGGGCTACGAGGTGGGGGCCGATGACTATATCGCCAAGCCCTTCAACCCAGATCTGCTGATCGCGCGGGTGAAGGCAGTGCTGAGGCGTGTCCGGCGCACTCCTTCGCTCAGCTATCGCCGCTCGAGCGGTATCTGGCATTTTGACGGCTGGCGTTATGACGGGCAGCGCGACGAGGTCCACGCCCCCGACGGCTATCAGGTGATCCTCTCGACCCGCGAGACCGCGCTTTTGAAAACACTACTGGCCAATCCGCGCATTCCGCTGTCGCGCGAGGAGATCGCCGCGGCGCTCAGCGACCAGTCCGATGCCGATGGCGCAGGGCGGGCCATCGATGTGCTGGTCGGGCGGCTCCGCTCGAAGATCGAGCGCAACCCCAAGGCACCCACGCTTTTGCGCACAGAGCGCGGTATCGGC
Protein-coding regions in this window:
- a CDS encoding response regulator transcription factor; amino-acid sequence: MAIPHLLVVDDDADMQQMMVTFLQRNGFAAHPASTEAEIRAHMQTHRVDLILLDVMLADENGVEICARLRSELELPIILVSALSADHQRMAGYEVGADDYIAKPFNPDLLIARVKAVLRRVRRTPSLSYRRSSGIWHFDGWRYDGQRDEVHAPDGYQVILSTRETALLKTLLANPRIPLSREEIAAALSDQSDADGAGRAIDVLVGRLRSKIERNPKAPTLLRTERGIGYVLACDVTREAE